A genomic segment from Paenibacillus sp. FSL K6-1096 encodes:
- a CDS encoding DUF4304 domain-containing protein: MQDVFKEIITQDVKPFLTARGYRKKALNFTKTEDQLIYNINIQKSSGNSWDKLSFYVNCTIHSTELEQLQAGKSSIVSVTGTSHFTSRIREIVPAAPDRYTLTEDTDTDSFTAELLQHLDQALAFMHNLTGARDILDYYMEHTALHLSEETFRFLLRAGETETAEQYLKQLQGKYGAETRWAIWEKKYAAIWAENGL; this comes from the coding sequence ATGCAGGATGTGTTCAAGGAGATCATTACACAGGACGTGAAACCTTTTTTAACCGCACGGGGCTATCGTAAAAAAGCTCTGAATTTCACGAAAACTGAGGATCAGCTTATCTATAACATCAATATTCAGAAATCGTCGGGCAATTCCTGGGACAAGCTCAGCTTCTATGTGAACTGTACTATTCACTCTACAGAGCTTGAGCAGCTGCAGGCGGGCAAGTCATCCATCGTATCTGTCACAGGCACCTCCCACTTCACCTCACGGATCAGGGAGATCGTCCCCGCCGCCCCGGACCGCTACACCTTAACGGAGGATACCGATACGGACAGCTTCACTGCAGAGCTGCTGCAGCACCTGGACCAGGCGCTTGCCTTCATGCATAACTTAACCGGTGCCAGAGACATTCTCGATTATTATATGGAACACACAGCGCTGCATCTCAGCGAGGAGACCTTCCGGTTCCTGCTCCGCGCAGGCGAGACAGAGACCGCAGAGCAATACCTGAAGCAACTCCAGGGAAAATACGGGGCCGAGACGCGCTGGGCGATCTGGGAGAAGAAGTATGCGGCCATTTGGGCGGAGAACGGACTGTAG